The genomic segment GTCTCGTACTGGACGCTCCAGGCCAGTTCCTCGCCGAAGGCGGCGCAGCGCAGCACGCACCAGCGGTGCGGCGACCCGGTCGCGCCGGCCTCCCGCACGGCGACTTCGGCGGCGAAGGACCCGGCCGGGGCGCGGTCGGCCGCGGGGACCGACAGCACGATGCGCGGAAGCGGGGGCAGTTCGGCGGGCAGGTCGTCCGTTCCGGGGGCGCACGCGTCCACCAGGAGTACGTCGGCGTCCTCGGCCGACCGGGCGAGGCCGAGCACCGGGGACGCGGTGACGGCGTCGAACACCGCCTGCCGGATCGAAACCCGGAGACCGAGAGGAAGGACAGTGATTTGTTTCGCGCTCACCCGGACACCCTTCGCGCCGAAAACCGTGGATTACCCGCACGCACTCGTGGAGCGGACACCGACTATCGCGGAGAACATCCGCCCCGGGCAAGAACATCGCATTGTCCGGTTGTCGTCTCTTCGGCTGACATGTCATCTCGACGGATGACTAGTCGACTCAACGGATGACTTAGTCGAGGTCGGCGGACTGGTTAGGTTGATCCGTACCGGCCGTTTCCATCATGACCGGAGTGGACAACTGGAAGAACGGAGATCGGAAATGACCGAACTTTTGGCGGAGGTCCCCGAGGTCGACGTGACCTCGTTCGGCGAGGAGACATCGTACTTCGAGCCGGTGGTGGCAGCTTCCAGCAGCATCGTCTGTTGCTGCTGCAGCTGATCCACTCGCGCTGCCGGGGCCCGGGTGGTCCCGGCGCCTGAATGGTGACACCGCGGGCGGGGGTGTTCACGAGACTCCCTCGCCCGCCCACGGCATTCCGGAGAATCGCGTGCGGGTCCTGTTCGTGACGGCGGCGATAAAGTCGCACTTCACCCTGCTCGTGCCCGTCGCCTGGGCGTTGCGCGCGGCCGGGCACGAAGTCCGGGTCGCCAGTCAGCCGGACATCGCCGGGGTGATCGCCGATTCCGGGCTGCCCGCGGTTCCCGCCGGCCCGGCTCTCGGCCTCCGGCGCGGGAAATTGCTCGCCGGGCGGCCGTCCGGCGAACGACTGCCGTTCGACGTGACGGAGAAGCGGCCGGAGAAACTCACCTGGGACCACGTGCGCGCCACGCTGATGGTGTTCCCGCGCATGGTGTCCGACGTGCTCGCCTGCGACGCGATGCTCGACGACCTGGTCCGCTTCACCGCGCGCTGGCGCCCGGACCTCGTCGTCTGGGACGCCCTCACCTACACCGGGCCGGTCGTGGCGGAACTCTGCGGTGCGGCGCACGTCCGTGCCCTGTTCGGACCGGACCACCTGGCGCGGCTGCGGGCGCTCTTCCTGCGGTTGAGCGCGGACCGCGAACTCGTCGGCTACGACGACCCGGTGCGGCAGTGGCTGACCGACCGCCTGCACCGCTACGACCGGGGCGCGTCCTTCGACGAGGACATGGTGCTCGGCCAGGCCACGATCGACCCGATGCCACCGTGCGTGCGAACCGGCGCGGGCACCAGGACGATCCCGGTGCGCTTCGTGCCCCACAGCGGCCGCGCCGTGGTGGAGGACTGGCTGCTCGACGAACCCCCGCGCCCGCTGATCTGCCTGACCCTCGGCACCTCCTCCCGGGACCTCGGCCTGCCGTCACCGCCGCTGGCCGAGCTCTTCGGCGCGGTCGCGGGACTGGACGCCGACGTCGTCGCGACCGTGACCCGCGCCCAGTCCGGCGTCCACCACGTGCCGGGCAACGTCCGGCTCACCGACTTCGTGCCGCTGGACCTCCTGCTCCCGCGCTGCGCGGCGATCGTGCACCACTTCGGGGCGGGCTCGGTGGCCACCGCCGTCGTGCACGGCGTACCGCAGTTGCGCGTGTCCGACGGGGTGAACCTGTGGGGTGAGCCCGACCTGGCGGCGTGCCTGGTCGCCGAAGGTGCCGCGCTGAACGTCGATGCTTCCGACGTGACCGCCGGGATACTGGCGGACAACCTGGCGAAACTGCTCGAGGACCCGGGTTTCCGGGACAACGCCGCCCGGCTCCGGCAGCAGGCGCTCGCCGAGCCGAGCCCGCACGACATCGTCCCCACGCTGGAAGAGCTCGCCGGTGCCTGAGCACCGGTGCCGCGTCCGCGCCGGGCGATGGTGCCCGAGTTCCCGCCGCGTGCCAGACGCGCACGCCGACCGACCGTGAGGGGCAGCATGACCGACCACTACCTGAACCTGATGAAGCGGGTGCTGACCGGCACCATCCACCGCGACGGCGCGATCCCGAGCCACCTCTCCCCCGGCGCGGAGTTCGATCCGGACACGCGGGAAATCGGCGGGGACTGGCCGCGGGTGGCGCACACCATGGTCGGCCTTCGCCGGCTGGACAACGTGCACGAGTGCCTGGACCGCGCCGTCGCCGACGGCGTCCCCGGCGACTTCGTGGAGACCGGGGTGTGGCGCGGCGGGGTGTGCATCTTCGCCCGCGCGTACTTCGCCGCGCACGGCATCACCGACCGGCGGGTGTGGGTCGCGGACTCGTTCCAGGGCATCCCGCCCACCGCGGACGGCGCCCACCCGGTGGACCGGGTGATGCGCCTCGACGCGGCGAACGACGTGCTCGGTGTGCCGCTGGCGGAGGTCCGCGCCAACTTCGCGGAGTACGACCTGCTGGACGACCAGGTCCGCTTCCTGCCCGGCTGGTTCGCCGACACGCTGCCCACCGCACCGGTGGAGCGGATCGCGGTGCTCCGCCTGGACGGCGACCTCTACGAATCCACAATGGACGCCTTGACGCACCTGTTCCCGAAGCTCTCCCCCGGCGGGTTCGTCATCGTCGACGACTACCACGCGATCCAGTCCTGCCGGGACGCGGTGCACGAGTACCGCGACCGCCACGGCATCATCGCCGAGATCCACCGGATCGACCACATGGGCGCCTACTGGCGCCGGCCCGGCGCGACGGGCGGGGATCCCGGCCGTGAAACCACGAAGAAAGCGTCCGCGACTAGCGTGCCTTCCTGACCACACCGGATCACCGTTCCTGGTCGGCGATTTCCCTACCGCCACCGGCGCCCGGCTCGGTAGAGTGACATCACCGCCCGTTGTGTCTCGCCGGCGGGACACACCGCCGCTGCCGCCAGGGGAAGCGGCCGGCGGTGATCGACCAGGATTCTCGAACAATCACTGGGGGGACACCAGGTGCATGCTCATCGAACGACGGTCACCGAGGACCGCCGGCCGATCAACGGGAACAACGTAGAACCCCACGGGGACCGGGGCCGGCCGAAATTCCTGCCACCGTCCACGCGGACGAAGCAGACCGGCCTGATCATTCCGGGTGACGTTTCCGTCGACGAATGGCGGGAGATCGGCAACCACATCATCGTCATCGCGAATTCGTCCGCGTGGTGGCTCGGCGACTGGCTGATCTACGGACAGGACCACTACCCGGACCGCTACAAGCGAGCGGTCGAAGAGACCTCTCTCGACTACCAGACGTTGCGGAACTACGCGTGGATCGCCCGGCGTTACCCACTGCACCGGCGGCACGCGAAGCTGAGTTTCCAGCACCACGCCGAGCTGGCGAGCCTGCCCGACGACCAACAGGACGAATGGCTCAGCAGAGCCGAGAAGTGCGGCTGGTCCCGGAACGTGCTCCGCACCAAGGTCAGGGCGGCCAAGAACGTCGGAAATGGGACGGAGAAGGCACCCAAGCTGAACATGCGGGTCGCGCCGGAGCAGCGGAGGCGCTGGCAGGAGGCAGCGGCCGCCGCCGACCAGGACCTGCTCAGCTGGATGATGCTGGTCCTCGACAGCGCGGCGAGCAGCACCCTGGACCCCGCATGGGACGACGCAGATGGAAACGACTGACCAGGTGCGCACACCGCCCCCGCGACGGCTCCGCGGGCGGGAACCCCTGCGCGTCCTCTTCGTCACCTACGCGGCGAACTCCCATTTCTACCCCATGGTCCCGCTGGCTTGGGCTCTGCGATCGGCGGGACACGAAGTCCGTGTCGCGAGCCAGCCCGCGTTGGCCGGCACCATCACCGACGCGGGCCTGACCGCGGTCCCCCTCGGCCGCGACCACCACCTGTGGCGCAGCGTCAGCCGGTTCACGGGCAAGCGGTTCGCCGAGCTCGATCCCGCGGCCCACGCCGCCGTCCGCGGCACGCGGATCCTGCCTTTCGAGCGGGTCGAGCACGCACCGGAGGACCTCGACTGGGACTACCTCGCCACGATGTACGCCGACCTGGTGCGCACGTGGTACAAGACGGTCAACAACACCATGGTCGACGACCTGACCGACTTCGCCCTCGCCTGGAAGCCGGACCTGGTGCTCTGGGAAGCGAACAGCTATGCCGGGGCGATCGCCGCGAGGTCGTCCGGAGCGGCACACGGCAGGCTCCTGTCCGGGATGGACATCTTCGGGTGCACCCGGCAGCGTTTCCGCGACCTGCGCGGATCCCGGGCACCACACGACCGCGCCGACCCCCTCGCCGACTGGCTCGGCGCGAGGATCGGCAACCGCGGCGGCCGGTTCACCGAAGACCTGGCCGTCGGCCAGTTCACCATCGACCAGCTCCCCGACGCGCTGCGGATGACGGCGGACCTGCACTACCTGCGGATGCGCTACGTGCCCTACAGCGGCCACGCGGTCGTCCCCGGCTGGCTGCGGAGCGAACCAGGGCGCCCGAGGGTCGCACTCACCCTCGGCGTCACCGCGGCCGCGTACTTCGACGGTCACGGGCTCGCGGTGCAGGAGCTCCTCGACTCGCTCGCCGACCTGGACATCGACCTGGTGGCGACGATCGCGGAGCGCGAGCGGGCGGAACTGCGGGGTATCCCGGGCAACGCGCGAGTGGTGCCCTCGGTACCGCTGCACGCCTTGCTCCCCGGTTGCTCGGCCGCCATCCACCACGCCGGGTTCGGCACGCTGTGCTCGGCGCTGAACTACGGCGTGCCGGCGCTGTGCGTGCCCGAGCGCTTCGACGAGCCCGCGCTCGCCAGGCGGGTGGCCCGTCACGGGGCCGGACTCGCGTTGCCGATGACCGAGGCGACCGGGGACAAGGTACGCGCGATGGTGGAGCGACTGCTGGAAAAAGATTCTTTCCGAACGGGTGCGCGATCGCTGCGGAACCAGATGCACGAACTCCCCGCGCCGAGCGAGGTGGTTCCGGAACTGGAGAAGGTCGTTCCGGAGTACCGTGCGAGAAGCGGCCTCGGCCCGCGACAAGGTGCTCACCCGAAATTCGGATGAATGGATTTCCGATGAAAGGCATCATCCTCGCGGGAGGCAGTGGCACCCGCTTGCTCCCGCTCACCCTTTCGACCTCGAAACAACTGCTTCCCGTCTACGACAAACCCATGGCGTACTACCCGCTCTCGGTGCTGATGCTGGCCGGGATCCGGGAAATCCTGGTCATTTCGACGCCGGGCAGCGTGCCCGCCCTGAGGGCGCTGTTCGGTGATGGCGCACATCTCGGTCTCGACGTCAGCTACGCGGAACAGGCCGAACCACGCGGCATCGCCGACGCGTTCCTGATCGGTGCCGCCCACATCACCGGGAGTGATTCCGCACTGGTGCTGGGGGACAACATCTTTCACGGCGCCGGCTTCGGGAACCTGCTCAGGAAGACGCGGGAGGAACTCGACGGCTGCGCGCTGTTCGGCTACCCGGTTTCCGATCCGGAGCGCTACGGTATCGCCGAGGTCGACGAGACGGGAAGGTTGCTCTCGATCGAGGAGAAACCGGAGAAACCCCGCGCTGCCAACGCGGTGACCGGCCTGTACTTCTACGATCCGGACGTGGTCGAAGTCGCGCGCGGCATCCGGCCGTCGGCGCGCGGCGAACTGGAGATCACCGACGTGAACCGCGCCTACCTGGCGGCGGGCCGGGCACGCGTCACCACGCTCGGCCGCGGTTTCACCTGGCTGGACGCCGGAACGCACCAGTCGCTGCTCGAAGCGAGCCAGTACGTTCAGGTACTGGAGAACCGCCAAGGTGTCCGCGTGGCCTGCATCGAGGAAATCGCCCTGCGGATGGGGTTCATCAGCCCCGAGGAGTGCTACGCGCTGGGGCGCAAGATGGAGAAATCGGCATACGGCCACTACGTGATGGAAGTCGCCCGCGCCATCGGCGACCGGAGCTGAGCAGAACTTCGCTCATCGATCTCGCCCGAGCCCGTCGAAGGGAAACAGTGGTGTGGACGGAATTGACCCCTGCCGAACTGCTCTCCGGGCCGGTCACCGCACCGCGGATCGCGGACGAGCCCTGGTTCGTCCGGTGGGACCGGCTCGACCTGGACGTCGATGAACTGGTGGCGCGCGCCTTCCCGAACCCGGTCGACCTGCACACTTCGGGCACCACCGGGCAGAGCCGGGCCTGGCGGCGGACCAGGGAACAGCTCTGGGCGGAGGCCGGTCTGCTCGCGGGCCTGCTGGCACCGCGGTCGCCCCAGGCGGTGCTGTCCTTCGTGCCCCCTCGCCACATCTTCGGGATGCTGGTGAGCGTGCTGGTGCCGGCGAGGTTGCGGGTTCCGGTGTGGTACCGGCCGGCGCTGTTCGGCCCGGCGCCCGGCGAGGGGTACCGGCGGTGGGCGGTCATGGCCATTCCCTGGGTGTTCTCCCTGTTGCGCCGGAACATGTCCTGGGTGTCCACTTCGGAACACCTGACCGTCCTGCACAGCACGGCGACGCTGCCGGCCACGGCGGCGGACTTCCTGGCCGAAGCCGGGCCGGAGCGGGCGAGCATCGTGGAAGTCTTCGGGTCCACCGAAACGGGCGGGATCGCGAAGCGGCAGTGGGCAGGTGGAGACCCCCTGTGGGAGTTGTTCGACGATGTCCGGTTCCTGCCGGGGCGCGCCCCGGCGGGGAAAGAGGTACCACTGGCGATCTCCAGTCCGAGACTGGCGGCCCCGCCGGGAGAACCGCCACCCGAGAGCGCGGTCATGGACGACCTCGTGCTGCCGGTCGGCGAGGACCGGTTCCGGTTCGTCGGCAGGCGCAGCAGGCTGGTGAAGGTGAACGGGCGCAGGATGGACCTCGACGAACTCGAACGTTCCCTGCGTTCGGTGCTGCGGTGCGCGGACCTGGCCATCCTGCCGGTCACCGACGCGGTGATCGGCGAGCACATAGATCTGCTCGTCGTGCCCGAAACCGGCGTCGGCGTCGATGCCCGGGTGGTCCGCGAACACCTCGGCGTGCGTCCGAGGAGGACGCTCCTGCTCGGACGCATCGACCGGACCGACACCGGCAAAGCCCTCCGGGCCCAGCGGGTGATCGGGTGAGTTCCGCCGAGAAGGTGTCCACCCGGCGAGAGCTGGCAGAGCTCATCCGCGGTGCGGATTCCGGCGTGGTGCTCGAAGACTGCACCACGTCCGACCTCGACCGGATGCGGGAAAGTTCCACCACTGTGGACAAAGCACTGGCGGCCGGCCTGCCGGTCTACGGCCTGACCCGGGGTTTCGGCCCGCTGGTGCGGTATCCGGCGGACTCCGAACTGGAGCAGGGCCGCGGCATGATCGCCCACCTCGGTACCGGCCAGGGCCCGCCACTGGACCCGGCGGCCTGCCGGTTGATCGTCCGGCTGCGGCTGAACAGCATGCGCAAGGGCTACTCCGCTGTCTCCCCGGTTTTCTGGCAACGGCTCGCCGGCCTCTGGAACCGCGGCTTCGTCCCCGCGATACCGCGGGAAGGAACGGTCAGCGCGAGCGGTGACCTCCAACCGCTCGCCGCCGCGGCCCTCGCGTACACCGGGTCCGGCGAGGCGTGGGTGCGAAACGATCAAGGGGTCTGGTCGACCCGCCCGGCCTCGTTGGTGCTCGCGGAACTGGGCGCGGAACCGCTCGAGTGGCCGGTTCGCGAAGCGCTCGCCTTCGTCAACGGCACCGGTGCCAGCCTCGCCGTCGCGATCCTCAACCACGAGTCGGTCCTGCGGCTGGCGCGGGCGGTGGCGGTGCTCACGGGCCGTCTCGCCGGGCTGCTCCGCGTCAATCCCGAGCCTTACCAGCCCGCCATCGGTGTCGCCAGAGGCCAGCGAGGGCAGCTGGAAGCCGCGGAATGGCTACGGCGCGCGCTTCCGCCTGCACTGGAGCGCGACGAAGCGCGGCCGCTGCAGGAGCCGTACAGCCTGCGGTGCGCACCCCAGGTGCTCGGCGCGGCGCTGGATCAACTCGATTCGGTGGCCGACGTCCTCGCCCGTGAGGCCAGGGGGTGCACGGACAATCCGATCACCAGCGACGGCGTCGTCCTGCACGGCGGCAACTTCCACGCCATGCCGGTCGGCTTCGCCTCCGACCTGACCGGACTGGTGCTGCACCAGGTGGCGTACCTGGCCGAACGGCAGCTGGCGGTGCTGTGCGACCCGGTGCTCAACGGCGGGCTGCCGCCGATGCTCACCCCGCGTCCCGGACGCGCCTGCGGCCTCGCCGGCGTCCAGTTGAGCGCGACGTCGTTCGTGGCCAAGATCCGCCAGCTCGGCTACCCGGCTTCACTGACCAGCCTGCCGACGAACGGCTGGAACCAGGACCACGTGCCGATGGCGCTCAACGGCGCGAACTCGGTCGCGGAGGCGGCCGGGCTGGCGTGGCTGGTCGTCGGTTCGCTCGCGGTCGGTATCGCGCAGCTGGACGCCGTGTCCGGGGGCGGTTCCGGGACGTCGCGGCCCTGGCCAGAGCTGGCGGCGCTGTCCCCGCCGCTCGAGGCGGATCGGCCGATGGCGGCGGAAGTGCGTGCCGCGGGAAAGCTCCTCGCCGACACCGCGGCGGAACTGCTGGCGAGAGAACACGGCCGGTGAACCGGCCCCGGGCGGACGAGCCGCCGGACGCTCACGAACACCGACACGGGAGGCGCCAGGTGGGAACCGCGAAGACGACAGAGGGCTCCGCGGGTGGTTCCGTGCTGCACCTGTCAGCGTGGCGGGAGATGCTCGCCTACATCCTGCCCTACCGGAAACTCGTCATCACCGGCGGAATCCTGAGCACGATCGGCAGCCTGATCGGGCTCGTGCAACCGGTGGTGACCAAGGACCTCGTCGACTCGCTCGAACGCGACGAGACGGTGGCCGGTTCGCTGCTCCTGCTGACCGCGGCCGTGCTGCTCGGCGCGGTGATCACCGCGATCGGTTCGTACCTGCTCGGGCGCAGCGCCGAATCGGTGGTCCGCGATTCCCGCCACGGGCTCGTCGGCCGGATCCTCCGGCTGCGGATCCCGCAGACGAGCAGGTTCCCGCCCGGCGACCTGATGTCGAGGGTCACCGCGGACACCACCCTGCTGCGGGAAGTGGCCAGCCAGGCGCTGGTGGACTCCGGCAGGGGTCTGCTGATGCTCATCGCCATCCTGGTGATGATGTTCCTGATGGACCCGGTCCTGGTCCTGGTCACCGTCGGCGTGCTGGTGTTCGCCGGCCTCCTGATCGGGCTGGTGGTGCCGTTCTTCTCGCGCTACAACGAACACGTCCAGCGGGCCCTCGGGGAGATCAGCAACACCCTGGAACGCTCGCTCGGCGCCTTCCGGATGATCAAGGCGTCCGGCTCGGAACCCCAGGAGGAAGCCAAGGCGGTCGCGGCGACGACCACCGCGTGGAAGTACGGCGTCCGGCTGGCCGGGCTGAACGGGCTGGTCGGCGCGGGCGCCGTGCTGGCCATCCACGTGTCCTTCCTCGCCGTGCTGGGCATCGGCGGCGCCAGGGTCGCGACCGGGGAGATCCAGATCGGCACGCTGGTGGCGTTCCTGCTGTACCTGTTCTACCTCTTCGAGCCGGTCGGCTCGCTGCTCGAAGCGGCTTCGAACTTCAGCGCGGGGGTGGCTTCGGTGCGGCGCATCCGCGAAGTGCAACAGCTGGACGTCGAGCCGGAGCCGGAGTCGGAGCTGGCGCGGGTCAGCGAGGGCAACGGGTTCGGCAGCGGCGAGACAGCCAGGACGGGGCCGGCGTCCCTCGAGTTCCAGGAAGTGGTCTTCCGGTACCCGGGGACCACGCCCGTGGTGCACCACGGGGTGAGCATCGACATCCCCCCGGGCGGCATCACCGCGCTGGTGGGGCCGTCCGGTGCGGGAAAGTCCACCGTGTTCGCGTTGCTGGAGCGCTTCTACGAGCCGGATTCCGGCCGGATCCTGCTGGACGGGCACGACATCCGCGACTGGCCACTGCACCAGCTCCGGGCGGCCATCGGCTACGTGGAGCAGGACGCCCCCGTGCTCGCGGGAACGCTGCGCGAGAACCTCCTCATCGGCGTTCCGCACGCGGACGACGCCGACATCGACCGGGTGCTGCGGCGCACCCGGCTCGACCAGCTGGTGTCACGACTCCCGGCCGGGGTGGACACCACGGTCGGGCACCGCGGGAACACCCTGTCGGGTGGTGAACGGCAGCGGGTCGCCGTGGCACGGGCGCTGCTGCGCCGTCCTCGCCTGTTGCTGCTCGACGAAGTGACCTCGCAGCTGGACGCGGTCAACGAGCTGGCCCTGCGGGACGCCATCGCCGAAGCCGGTCGTGAGCTGACCGTGGTGGTCGTGGCGCACCGGTTGTCCACGGTGGTGCAGGCGGACCGGATCGTGGTCATGGACGGCGGACTGGTGCGCGCGGTGGGCACCCACGGCGAACTGGTCGGCGCCGACCCGCTCTACCGCGAGCTGGCCACCACGCAATTGCTGGTCCCCAAGGAATCCGGAGCACCCGAAGACGAGCGGGCGACCACGCGGTAGTCACGCCGGTGATCACTCGATGAAGACCGGGGTGAGCGTCAGGGGCAGGTGCACGCGACCGTCACGCACCTCGATGGGCACGGGAGCACCCAGC from the Amycolatopsis magusensis genome contains:
- a CDS encoding activator-dependent family glycosyltransferase, with the translated sequence MRVLFVTAAIKSHFTLLVPVAWALRAAGHEVRVASQPDIAGVIADSGLPAVPAGPALGLRRGKLLAGRPSGERLPFDVTEKRPEKLTWDHVRATLMVFPRMVSDVLACDAMLDDLVRFTARWRPDLVVWDALTYTGPVVAELCGAAHVRALFGPDHLARLRALFLRLSADRELVGYDDPVRQWLTDRLHRYDRGASFDEDMVLGQATIDPMPPCVRTGAGTRTIPVRFVPHSGRAVVEDWLLDEPPRPLICLTLGTSSRDLGLPSPPLAELFGAVAGLDADVVATVTRAQSGVHHVPGNVRLTDFVPLDLLLPRCAAIVHHFGAGSVATAVVHGVPQLRVSDGVNLWGEPDLAACLVAEGAALNVDASDVTAGILADNLAKLLEDPGFRDNAARLRQQALAEPSPHDIVPTLEELAGA
- a CDS encoding TylF/MycF family methyltransferase yields the protein MTDHYLNLMKRVLTGTIHRDGAIPSHLSPGAEFDPDTREIGGDWPRVAHTMVGLRRLDNVHECLDRAVADGVPGDFVETGVWRGGVCIFARAYFAAHGITDRRVWVADSFQGIPPTADGAHPVDRVMRLDAANDVLGVPLAEVRANFAEYDLLDDQVRFLPGWFADTLPTAPVERIAVLRLDGDLYESTMDALTHLFPKLSPGGFVIVDDYHAIQSCRDAVHEYRDRHGIIAEIHRIDHMGAYWRRPGATGGDPGRETTKKASATSVPS
- a CDS encoding LmbU family transcriptional regulator, whose protein sequence is MHAHRTTVTEDRRPINGNNVEPHGDRGRPKFLPPSTRTKQTGLIIPGDVSVDEWREIGNHIIVIANSSAWWLGDWLIYGQDHYPDRYKRAVEETSLDYQTLRNYAWIARRYPLHRRHAKLSFQHHAELASLPDDQQDEWLSRAEKCGWSRNVLRTKVRAAKNVGNGTEKAPKLNMRVAPEQRRRWQEAAAAADQDLLSWMMLVLDSAASSTLDPAWDDADGND
- a CDS encoding activator-dependent family glycosyltransferase, coding for METTDQVRTPPPRRLRGREPLRVLFVTYAANSHFYPMVPLAWALRSAGHEVRVASQPALAGTITDAGLTAVPLGRDHHLWRSVSRFTGKRFAELDPAAHAAVRGTRILPFERVEHAPEDLDWDYLATMYADLVRTWYKTVNNTMVDDLTDFALAWKPDLVLWEANSYAGAIAARSSGAAHGRLLSGMDIFGCTRQRFRDLRGSRAPHDRADPLADWLGARIGNRGGRFTEDLAVGQFTIDQLPDALRMTADLHYLRMRYVPYSGHAVVPGWLRSEPGRPRVALTLGVTAAAYFDGHGLAVQELLDSLADLDIDLVATIAERERAELRGIPGNARVVPSVPLHALLPGCSAAIHHAGFGTLCSALNYGVPALCVPERFDEPALARRVARHGAGLALPMTEATGDKVRAMVERLLEKDSFRTGARSLRNQMHELPAPSEVVPELEKVVPEYRARSGLGPRQGAHPKFG
- the rfbA gene encoding glucose-1-phosphate thymidylyltransferase RfbA, whose product is MKGIILAGGSGTRLLPLTLSTSKQLLPVYDKPMAYYPLSVLMLAGIREILVISTPGSVPALRALFGDGAHLGLDVSYAEQAEPRGIADAFLIGAAHITGSDSALVLGDNIFHGAGFGNLLRKTREELDGCALFGYPVSDPERYGIAEVDETGRLLSIEEKPEKPRAANAVTGLYFYDPDVVEVARGIRPSARGELEITDVNRAYLAAGRARVTTLGRGFTWLDAGTHQSLLEASQYVQVLENRQGVRVACIEEIALRMGFISPEECYALGRKMEKSAYGHYVMEVARAIGDRS
- a CDS encoding AMP-binding protein; the encoded protein is MWTELTPAELLSGPVTAPRIADEPWFVRWDRLDLDVDELVARAFPNPVDLHTSGTTGQSRAWRRTREQLWAEAGLLAGLLAPRSPQAVLSFVPPRHIFGMLVSVLVPARLRVPVWYRPALFGPAPGEGYRRWAVMAIPWVFSLLRRNMSWVSTSEHLTVLHSTATLPATAADFLAEAGPERASIVEVFGSTETGGIAKRQWAGGDPLWELFDDVRFLPGRAPAGKEVPLAISSPRLAAPPGEPPPESAVMDDLVLPVGEDRFRFVGRRSRLVKVNGRRMDLDELERSLRSVLRCADLAILPVTDAVIGEHIDLLVVPETGVGVDARVVREHLGVRPRRTLLLGRIDRTDTGKALRAQRVIG
- a CDS encoding aromatic amino acid ammonia-lyase, with the protein product MSSAEKVSTRRELAELIRGADSGVVLEDCTTSDLDRMRESSTTVDKALAAGLPVYGLTRGFGPLVRYPADSELEQGRGMIAHLGTGQGPPLDPAACRLIVRLRLNSMRKGYSAVSPVFWQRLAGLWNRGFVPAIPREGTVSASGDLQPLAAAALAYTGSGEAWVRNDQGVWSTRPASLVLAELGAEPLEWPVREALAFVNGTGASLAVAILNHESVLRLARAVAVLTGRLAGLLRVNPEPYQPAIGVARGQRGQLEAAEWLRRALPPALERDEARPLQEPYSLRCAPQVLGAALDQLDSVADVLAREARGCTDNPITSDGVVLHGGNFHAMPVGFASDLTGLVLHQVAYLAERQLAVLCDPVLNGGLPPMLTPRPGRACGLAGVQLSATSFVAKIRQLGYPASLTSLPTNGWNQDHVPMALNGANSVAEAAGLAWLVVGSLAVGIAQLDAVSGGGSGTSRPWPELAALSPPLEADRPMAAEVRAAGKLLADTAAELLAREHGR
- a CDS encoding ABC transporter ATP-binding protein; translated protein: MLHLSAWREMLAYILPYRKLVITGGILSTIGSLIGLVQPVVTKDLVDSLERDETVAGSLLLLTAAVLLGAVITAIGSYLLGRSAESVVRDSRHGLVGRILRLRIPQTSRFPPGDLMSRVTADTTLLREVASQALVDSGRGLLMLIAILVMMFLMDPVLVLVTVGVLVFAGLLIGLVVPFFSRYNEHVQRALGEISNTLERSLGAFRMIKASGSEPQEEAKAVAATTTAWKYGVRLAGLNGLVGAGAVLAIHVSFLAVLGIGGARVATGEIQIGTLVAFLLYLFYLFEPVGSLLEAASNFSAGVASVRRIREVQQLDVEPEPESELARVSEGNGFGSGETARTGPASLEFQEVVFRYPGTTPVVHHGVSIDIPPGGITALVGPSGAGKSTVFALLERFYEPDSGRILLDGHDIRDWPLHQLRAAIGYVEQDAPVLAGTLRENLLIGVPHADDADIDRVLRRTRLDQLVSRLPAGVDTTVGHRGNTLSGGERQRVAVARALLRRPRLLLLDEVTSQLDAVNELALRDAIAEAGRELTVVVVAHRLSTVVQADRIVVMDGGLVRAVGTHGELVGADPLYRELATTQLLVPKESGAPEDERATTR